The Microbulbifer sp. YPW1 genome contains a region encoding:
- a CDS encoding MerR family transcriptional regulator, with amino-acid sequence MLEASHNSELPVIPGKRYFTIGEVSELCAVKPHVLRYWEQEFPQLSPVKRRGNRRYYQHQDVILIRQIRALLYEEGYTIGGARLQMESGSSEKVQTVQLQQVIPQMIAELEGVLDLLEVEA; translated from the coding sequence ATGCTGGAAGCGAGTCATAACAGCGAACTCCCGGTTATCCCGGGAAAACGCTATTTCACCATCGGTGAAGTGAGTGAGCTTTGTGCAGTCAAACCGCATGTACTGCGCTACTGGGAACAGGAATTCCCTCAGCTCAGCCCGGTAAAGCGTCGAGGAAACCGGCGTTATTACCAGCACCAGGATGTCATCCTCATCCGCCAGATCCGCGCACTCCTGTACGAAGAGGGCTACACCATCGGCGGCGCACGCCTGCAGATGGAAAGTGGCAGCTCCGAAAAAGTACAGACCGTACAGTTGCAACAGGTGATCCCACAGATGATTGCCGAGCTGGAAGGGGTGCTGGATTTGTTGGAAGTTGAAGCCTGA
- the ihfA gene encoding integration host factor subunit alpha, with protein sequence MTEALTKAGLAEKLYEELGFNKREAKEIVEYFFEEIRNALENNEQVKLSGFGNFDLRDKSQRPGRNPKTGEEIPISARRVVTFKPGQKLKARVEEDAGSES encoded by the coding sequence ATGACAGAGGCACTGACCAAGGCCGGGCTCGCCGAGAAGTTGTACGAAGAGCTGGGTTTCAACAAGCGCGAAGCTAAAGAAATCGTCGAATATTTCTTCGAGGAAATCCGCAACGCCCTTGAAAATAACGAGCAGGTCAAGCTGTCGGGGTTTGGCAATTTCGACCTGCGTGACAAAAGCCAGCGTCCGGGAAGGAACCCAAAGACTGGTGAAGAAATCCCCATTTCCGCGAGAAGGGTAGTCACCTTCAAGCCGGGGCAAAAACTCAAGGCACGAGTAGAAGAAGATGCTGGAAGCGAGTCATAA